One segment of Neodiprion fabricii isolate iyNeoFabr1 chromosome 1, iyNeoFabr1.1, whole genome shotgun sequence DNA contains the following:
- the LOC124183228 gene encoding kinesin-like protein unc-104 isoform X4, whose product MSSVKVAVRVRPFNNRELSREAQCIIDMVGNTTSIINPKAPPGTKDAIKSFNYDYSYFSMDPNDENYSSQIMVYKDIGEEMLQHAFEGYNVCIFAYGQTGAGKSYTMMGKQEEGQEGIIPQICDDLFRKISRNSSDHLKYSVEVSYMEIYCERVRDLLNPKNKGNLRVREHPLLGPYVEDLSKLAVMSYQDIHDLIDEGNKARTVAATNMNETSSRSHAVFTIFFTQQRHDSTTDLITEKVSKISLVDLAGSERADSTGAKGTRLKEGANINKSLTTLGKVISALAEIAATKKKKKADFIPYRDSVLTWLLRENLGGNSKTAMIAAVSPADINYDETLSTLRYADRAKQIVCKAVVNEDANAKLIRELKEEIQKLRELLKQEGIDVQEGPDGKVTYEKKEPRDEPQTMKTSKREDDIKETRQRVPSHPASAIAEEAVDQLQASEKLIAELNETWEDKLKRTESIRLQREAVFAEMGVAVKEDGMTVGVFSPKKTPHLVNLNEDPFMSECLIYYIKDGFTRIGSAEANIPQDIQLCGPHILSEHCVFENHEGIITLMPKKGALIYVNGREITEPIVLKTGSRVILGKNHVFRFNHPDQVRSFKVRERREKSSPAETPGNGETVDWNFAQIELLEKQGIDLKAEMEKRLLVLEEQFRKEKEEADQLFEEQRKNYEARIDALQKQVEEQSMTMSMYSSYTPEDFNNIEEDIFVNPLFDAESNWSEREFQLAAWAFRKWKYHQFTSLRDDLWGNAIFLKEANAISVELKKKVQFQFTLLTDTLYSPLPVDLLPAIEDEDDDERPFPRTIVAVEVQDTKNGATHYWTLDKLRQRLELMRHIYNEDLSPSTPEAKEDFFPCLTVCSNQKFSLANLLPSRQRLELMREMYHNEAELSPTSPDYNIETITGGDPFYDRFPWFRMVGRSFIYLSNLMYPVPLIHKVAIVNEKGDVKGYLRVAVQAVIEEENSEYSSGVRQSARISFEDDLFGNHRYNKRNTLLTQTLEKNQQNLLQEERVVEGSTDVKDSKEGKDDEEVGDADSGRGDSSVSSDMKEEELPDHLQAGVEFTFRVTVLQAMGISTEYADIFCQFNFLHRHDEAFSTEPVKNAGKGNPPLGFYHVQNITVTVTKSFLEYLKTQPIVFEVFGHYQQHPLHKDAKLEYARQPPKRMLPPSIPISQPVRSPKFGSVLPSPSTSHVHAKYDVLVWFEICELAPNGEYVPSVVDHSDDLPCRGLFLLHQGIQRRIRITIVHEHASELRWKDVRELVVGRIRNTPEPEEEDNDSSVLSLGLFPGEYLEIPGDDRCMFRFEAAWDSSLHNSALLNRVTSYGEQIFMTISAYLELENCGRPAIITKDLSMIIYGRDARVGPRSLKHLFSGHYRNQEANRLSGVYELVLRRASEAGSPGVQRRQRRVLDTSSTYVRGEENLHGWRPRGDSLIFDHQWELEKLTRLEEVERVRHTLLLRERLGIDKVPFCNKTAHDFTKSEKEVCNMVAKATNEPHASPIKLKKSASKDVYEPWEMTDRERELATKCVKLIQGRIPSKEPIVLSDVSPGEDAITEMSTSMISSVMSTSSQESVYQHKCDGFKQPTGIIVRTRSKSCIFRLTSPERARLQELQDSMMAGESASQVNSMAPAPLGSSSPLKESLVLYVPEVEEIRISPVIARKGYLNILEHKTNGWKKRWVAVRRPYVFIFREEKDPVERALINLATAQVEYSEDQLAMVKVPNTFSVVTKHRGYLLQTLGDKEVYDWLYAINPLLAGQIRSKLARKGPGSNIAPITLAPPPESQTQAK is encoded by the exons CCATTATAAATCCGAAGGCACCACCCGGTACCAAAGATGCTATCAAAAGCTTCAATTACGATTACTCCTATTTTTCTATGGAC CCGAACGATGAAAATTACTCGTCACAAATAATGGTATATAAGGATATTGGAGAGGAGATGTTGCAGCATGCATTCGAGG GATACAACGTGTGTATCTTTGCTTATGGTCAAACTGGCGCGGGAAAATCCTACACGATGATGGGGAAGCAAGAAGAGGGCCAGGAAGGAATTATTCCACAAATATGTGACGATCTGTTCAGAAAAATCAGCAGAAATTCAAGTGATCACCTCAAATACTCCGTTGAAGTGAGCTACATGGAAATATATTGCGAACGAGTGCGTGACTTGCTTAATCCTAAAAACAAAGGAAATTTACGTGTCAGAGAACATCCACTCTTGGGTCCTTATGTTGAAGATTTATCTAAGTTAGCAGTGATGTCTTATCAAGATATTCATGACCTTATTGACGAAGGCAATAAAGCCAG AACCGTTGCGGCAACAAATATGAACGAAACATCCAGCAGATCCCACGCAGTgttcacaatattttttacacaacaAAGACACGATAGTACAACAGATTTAATCACAGAGAAAGTCAGCAAAATTTCACTGGTTGACTTGGCTGGCTCTGAAAGAGCAGATTCTACCGGTGCAAAAGGCACAAGGCTCAAAGAAGGTGCCAATATCAATAAAAGTTTGACTACTCTGGGAAAAGTTATCAGTGCATTAGCTGAAATT GCG gcaacgaagaagaagaagaaagcaGACTTTATTCCATACAGAGATTCGGTTTTGACATGGTTACTCCGTGAAAATCTTGGTGGAAATTCTAAGACCGCTATGATTGCAGCTGTTAGCCCAGCCGACATTAATTACGATGAAACTCTTTCCACATTGAG ATATGCAGACAGAGCAAAACAGATTGTCTGCAAAGCTGTTGTCAATGAGGATGCTAATGCTAAGCTTATTAgagaattgaaagaagaaattcaGAAGCTGCGAGAGCTTCTGAAACAGGAGGGCATCGACGTACAAGAAG GGCCAGATGGTAAAGTCACttatgaaaagaaagaacCTA GAGATGAACCACAAACGATGAAAACTTCTAAAAGAGAGGACGATATTAAAGAAACAAGACAACGAGTGCCATCACATCCCGCATCTGCCATTGCCGAAGAGGCTGTTGACCAGCTACAAGCTAGTGAGAAACTTATAGCTG AATTGAACGAGACTTGGGAggataaattgaaaagaacAGAATCAATACGTCTACAAAGAGAAGCTGTGTTTGCTGAAATGGGTGTAGCCGTAAAAGAAGATGGCATGACCGTTGGTgtattttcaccaaaaaagaCACCGCATTTAGTAAATCTCAATGAAGATCCATTCATGTCCGAGTGTCTCATTTACTACATTAAAGATGGCTTCACAAGAATTGGTTCTGCCGAAGCAAATATCCCACAGGATATACAACTTTGTGGACCACATATTTTGAGTGAACATTGTGTATTTGAGAATCACGAGGGTATTATCACATTGATGCCAAAGAAGGGAGCACTAATATACGTCAATGGCCGCGAGATCACAGAGCCAATCGTTCTCAAAACTGGATCTCGAGTAATCTTGGGCAAGAATCACGTGTTTAGATTCAACCACCCTGATCAag TGCGTTCGTTCAAAGTGCGGGAGCGGCGTGAGAAAAGTTCACCAGCTGAAACTCCCGGCAATGGTGAAACTGTGGATTGGAATTTCGCACAGATTGAACTGCTTGAGAAACAAGGTATTGACTTGAAAGCTGAGATGGAAAAGAGACTATTAGTCCTTGAGGAACAATTCCgcaaggaaaaagaagaagcagaTCAGCTCTTTGAGGAACAAAGGAAG AATTACGAGGCTCGAattgatgctctacaaaagcAGGTTGAAGAGCAGAGCATGACAATGTCTATGTACAGTAGTTACACACCAGAAGATTTCAATAACATTGAAGAAGATATCTTTG TCAACCCCTTATTTGACGCAGAGAGCAACTGGAGTGAGCGCGAATTCCAGCTAGCAGCATGGGCATTTCGCAAATGGAAATATCATCAGTTTACCAGTCTTCGAGATGACTTGTGGGGTAACGCAATTTTCCTCAAGGAAGCTAACGCCATTTCCGTAGAACTTAAGAAAAAG GTTCAGTTTCAGTTCACACTTCTGACAGACACATTATATTCACCATTACCAGTTGACTTGTTACCAGCTATAGAGGATGAAGATGATGATGAGAGGCCTTTTCCTCGTACTATCGTGGCTGTTGAGGTCCAAGACACGAAAAATGGTGCTACACATTACTGGACTCTTGATAAGCTAAG ACAGCGCTTGGAGTTGATGCGACACATATACAATGAAGACTTGAGTCCCAGCACTCCGGAGGCCAAAGAGGATTTTTTCCCATGCCTTACAGTCTGCTCTAATCAGAAGTTCTCGCTCGCAAATCTTTTGCCTTCGAG GCAAAGGCTGGAATTAATGCGAGAAATGTATCACAACGAAGCTGAGTTGTCGCCAACTTCGCCTGACTATAACATTGAAACCATTACCGGTGGTGATCCCTTCTATGATAGATTCCCATGGTTCCGGATGGTTGGAAG ATCCTTCATATACTTGAGCAATCTTATGTACCCTGTACCACTTATTCACAAAGTTGctattgtaaatgaaaaaggaGATGTAAAGGGATACTTAAGAGTTGCTGTTCAAGCTGTTATCG AAGAGGAAAACAGCGAATATTCAAGTGGTGTCAGACAGTCTGCTCGTATATCATTTGAAGATGATCTCTTTGGTAACCACAGATATAACAAACGAAATACCCTTCTCACACAAACTCTTGAAAAGAATCAGCAAAACCTTTTACAAGAAGAACGTGTGGTCGAAGGATCAACCGATGTGAAAGATTCTAAGGAGGGTAAGGATGACGAAGAAGTCGGCGATGCTGATAGTGGAAGAGGTGATAGTTCCGTATCTAGCGATATGAAAGAGGAAGAATTGCCAGACCATCTCCAAGCTGGAGTTGAATTTACCTTCAGAGTGACGGTACTCCAAGCAATGGGAATTTCTACAGAATATGCAGACATTTTCTGTCAATTCAA CTTTTTGCATAGACATGACGAAGCTTTCTCAACGGAACCTGTTAAAAATGCTGGTAAAGGAAATCCACCGTTGGGATTCTATCATGTACAGAAC ATAACAGTGACGGTCACCAAATCTTTCTTGGAATATCTGAAAACTCAACCTATTGTATTCGAAGTATTTGGTCATTATCAACAGCATCCATTACACAAAGATGCCAAATTGGAATA TGCTAGGCAGCCACCAAAAAGGATGCTCCCACCATCTATTCCCATCAGTCAACCAGTTCGTTCGCCAAAGTTTGGCAGCGTATTACCGTCACCTAGCACATCGCATGTTCATGCCAAATATGATGTTCTAGTGTGGTTCGAAATTTGTGAACTTGCCCCTAATGGAGAATACGTACCGTCAGTAGTTGACCATAGCGATGATTTACCTTGCCGcggattatttttacttcatcAAGGAATCCAACGTCGTATTCGTATTACGATTGTTCACGAACATGCATCTGAACTTCGATGGAAAGATGTGAGAGAACTTGTCGTAGGACGTATTCGCAACACACCTGAACCCGAAGAAGAGGATAATGATTCTTCAGTATTATCTCTTGGTCTCTTCCCTGGAGAATATTTGGAAATTCCGGGAGATGATAGATGCATGTTTAGATTTGAGGCTGCCTGGGACAGCTCTTTGCACAATTCAGCATTATTAAACAGAGTAACATCTTACGGAGAACAAATCTTTATGACCATTTCGGCTTACTTAGAA CTTGAAAACTGTGGCAGACCAGCTATTATAACGAAGGATCTCAGTATGATCATCTACGGACGGGATGCAAGAGTCGGCCCACGATCTCTGAAGCATTTGTTTAGTGGTCACTATCGAAATCAAGAAGCTAACAGGCTCAGTGGTGTCTACGAGTTGGTTTTACGACGTGCATCTGAAGCAGGTAGCCCAG GAGTACAAAGACGACAACGTAGAGTACTAGATACAAGTTCTACTTACGTTAGGGGTGAAGAAAACCTCCATGGATGGAGACCACGTGGTGATAGCTTGATTTTTGATCATCAATGGGAACTGGAAAAGCTTACTAGACTTGAAGAAGTAGAACGAGTTCGGCACACACTTTTACTCAGAGAAAGACTTGGAATTGATAAAGTTCCATTTTGCAATAAGACGGCACATGATTTTAccaaaagtgaaaaa GAGGTCTGCAATATGGTGGCAAAAGCCACTAATGAACCACATGCTAGCCCAATAAAACTCAAAAAATCTGCAAGCAAGGATGTCTATGAGCCTTGGGAAATGACAGACCGAGAGCGAGAACTTGCTACTAAATGTGTAAAGTTAATACAGGGAAGAATTCCCAGCAAAGAGCCAATCGTTTTGTCAGATGTTTCACCTGGCGAGGATGCTATAACTGAAATGTCTACATCCATGATTTCATCGGTCATGTCTACATCATCACAAGAGTCAGTATATCAACACAAATGTGACGGTTTTAAACAG CCAACAGGAATAATAGTCCGGACCCGATCTAAGTCGTGCATCTTTAGGTTGACTTCTCCTGAGCGTGCTCGGCTCCAGGAACTCCAGGATAGTATGATGGCTGGGGAATCTGCTAGTCAAGTAAACAGTATGGCTCCAGCACCCCTTGGTTCTTCGTCACCATTGAAAGAAAGTTTAGTTCTATATGTACCAGAGGTCGAAGAAATTCGCATCAGCCCTGTTATTGCAAGAAAAGGATATTTGAATATCTTGGAACATAAAACTAATGGCTGGAAGAAACGATGGGTG GCTGTCCGTAGGCCTTATGTTTTTATCTTCAGAGAGGAAAAAGATCCGGTTGAAAGAGCATTAATCAATCTTGCTACTGCACAAGTCGAATATTCTGAGGACCAATTAGCAATGGTCAAAGTACCCAACACATTCAG TGTGGTAACTAAACACCGAGGTTACCTTCTCCAAACACTTGGTGATAAAGAAGTCTATGATTGGCTTTATGCTATCAATCCTTTACTTGCTGGACAAATTAG GTCAAAACTGGCACGCAAAGGTCCTGGTTCCAATATCGCTCCTATTACGCTAGCCCCACCTCCAGAATCTCAGACGCAAGCTaagtga
- the LOC124183228 gene encoding kinesin-like protein unc-104 isoform X9, producing MSSVKVAVRVRPFNNRELSREAQCIIDMVGNTTSIINPKAPPGTKDAIKSFNYDYSYFSMDPNDENYSSQIMVYKDIGEEMLQHAFEGYNVCIFAYGQTGAGKSYTMMGKQEEGQEGIIPQICDDLFRKISRNSSDHLKYSVEVSYMEIYCERVRDLLNPKNKGNLRVREHPLLGPYVEDLSKLAVMSYQDIHDLIDEGNKARTVAATNMNETSSRSHAVFTIFFTQQRHDSTTDLITEKVSKISLVDLAGSERADSTGAKGTRLKEGANINKSLTTLGKVISALAEIAATKKKKKADFIPYRDSVLTWLLRENLGGNSKTAMIAAVSPADINYDETLSTLRYADRAKQIVCKAVVNEDANAKLIRELKEEIQKLRELLKQEGIDVQEGPDGKVTYEKKEPRDEPQTMKTSKREDDIKETRQRVPSHPASAIAEEAVDQLQASEKLIAELNETWEDKLKRTESIRLQREAVFAEMGVAVKEDGMTVGVFSPKKTPHLVNLNEDPFMSECLIYYIKDGFTRIGSAEANIPQDIQLCGPHILSEHCVFENHEGIITLMPKKGALIYVNGREITEPIVLKTGSRVILGKNHVFRFNHPDQVRSFKVRERREKSSPAETPGNGETVDWNFAQIELLEKQGIDLKAEMEKRLLVLEEQFRKEKEEADQLFEEQRKNYEARIDALQKQVEEQSMTMSMYSSYTPEDFNNIEEDIFESNWSEREFQLAAWAFRKWKYHQFTSLRDDLWGNAIFLKEANAISVELKKKVQFQFTLLTDTLYSPLPVDLLPAIEDEDDDERPFPRTIVAVEVQDTKNGATHYWTLDKLRQRLELMRHIYNEDLSPSTPEAKEDFFPCLTVCSNQKFSLANLLPSRQRLELMREMYHNEAELSPTSPDYNIETITGGDPFYDRFPWFRMVGRSFIYLSNLMYPVPLIHKVAIVNEKGDVKGYLRVAVQAVIEEENSEYSSGVRQSARISFEDDLFGNHRYNKRNTLLTQTLEKNQQNLLQEERVVEGSTDVKDSKEGKDDEEVGDADSGRGDSSVSSDMKEEELPDHLQAGVEFTFRVTVLQAMGISTEYADIFCQFNFLHRHDEAFSTEPVKNAGKGNPPLGFYHVQNITVTVTKSFLEYLKTQPIVFEVFGHYQQHPLHKDAKLEYSARQPPKRMLPPSIPISQPVRSPKFGSVLPSPSTSHVHAKYDVLVWFEICELAPNGEYVPSVVDHSDDLPCRGLFLLHQGIQRRIRITIVHEHASELRWKDVRELVVGRIRNTPEPEEEDNDSSVLSLGLFPGEYLEIPGDDRCMFRFEAAWDSSLHNSALLNRVTSYGEQIFMTISAYLELENCGRPAIITKDLSMIIYGRDARVGPRSLKHLFSGHYRNQEANRLSGVYELVLRRASEAGSPGVQRRQRRVLDTSSTYVRGEENLHGWRPRGDSLIFDHQWELEKLTRLEEVERVRHTLLLRERLGIDKVPFCNKTAHDFTKSEKEVCNMVAKATNEPHASPIKLKKSASKDVYEPWEMTDRERELATKCVKLIQGRIPSKEPIVLSDVSPGEDAITEMSTSMISSVMSTSSQESVYQHKCDGFKQPTGIIVRTRSKSCIFRLTSPERARLQELQDSMMAGESASQVNSMAPAPLGSSSPLKESLVLYVPEVEEIRISPVIARKGYLNILEHKTNGWKKRWVAVRRPYVFIFREEKDPVERALINLATAQVEYSEDQLAMVKVPNTFSVVTKHRGYLLQTLGDKEVYDWLYAINPLLAGQIRSKLARKGPGSNIAPITLAPPPESQTQAK from the exons CCATTATAAATCCGAAGGCACCACCCGGTACCAAAGATGCTATCAAAAGCTTCAATTACGATTACTCCTATTTTTCTATGGAC CCGAACGATGAAAATTACTCGTCACAAATAATGGTATATAAGGATATTGGAGAGGAGATGTTGCAGCATGCATTCGAGG GATACAACGTGTGTATCTTTGCTTATGGTCAAACTGGCGCGGGAAAATCCTACACGATGATGGGGAAGCAAGAAGAGGGCCAGGAAGGAATTATTCCACAAATATGTGACGATCTGTTCAGAAAAATCAGCAGAAATTCAAGTGATCACCTCAAATACTCCGTTGAAGTGAGCTACATGGAAATATATTGCGAACGAGTGCGTGACTTGCTTAATCCTAAAAACAAAGGAAATTTACGTGTCAGAGAACATCCACTCTTGGGTCCTTATGTTGAAGATTTATCTAAGTTAGCAGTGATGTCTTATCAAGATATTCATGACCTTATTGACGAAGGCAATAAAGCCAG AACCGTTGCGGCAACAAATATGAACGAAACATCCAGCAGATCCCACGCAGTgttcacaatattttttacacaacaAAGACACGATAGTACAACAGATTTAATCACAGAGAAAGTCAGCAAAATTTCACTGGTTGACTTGGCTGGCTCTGAAAGAGCAGATTCTACCGGTGCAAAAGGCACAAGGCTCAAAGAAGGTGCCAATATCAATAAAAGTTTGACTACTCTGGGAAAAGTTATCAGTGCATTAGCTGAAATT GCG gcaacgaagaagaagaagaaagcaGACTTTATTCCATACAGAGATTCGGTTTTGACATGGTTACTCCGTGAAAATCTTGGTGGAAATTCTAAGACCGCTATGATTGCAGCTGTTAGCCCAGCCGACATTAATTACGATGAAACTCTTTCCACATTGAG ATATGCAGACAGAGCAAAACAGATTGTCTGCAAAGCTGTTGTCAATGAGGATGCTAATGCTAAGCTTATTAgagaattgaaagaagaaattcaGAAGCTGCGAGAGCTTCTGAAACAGGAGGGCATCGACGTACAAGAAG GGCCAGATGGTAAAGTCACttatgaaaagaaagaacCTA GAGATGAACCACAAACGATGAAAACTTCTAAAAGAGAGGACGATATTAAAGAAACAAGACAACGAGTGCCATCACATCCCGCATCTGCCATTGCCGAAGAGGCTGTTGACCAGCTACAAGCTAGTGAGAAACTTATAGCTG AATTGAACGAGACTTGGGAggataaattgaaaagaacAGAATCAATACGTCTACAAAGAGAAGCTGTGTTTGCTGAAATGGGTGTAGCCGTAAAAGAAGATGGCATGACCGTTGGTgtattttcaccaaaaaagaCACCGCATTTAGTAAATCTCAATGAAGATCCATTCATGTCCGAGTGTCTCATTTACTACATTAAAGATGGCTTCACAAGAATTGGTTCTGCCGAAGCAAATATCCCACAGGATATACAACTTTGTGGACCACATATTTTGAGTGAACATTGTGTATTTGAGAATCACGAGGGTATTATCACATTGATGCCAAAGAAGGGAGCACTAATATACGTCAATGGCCGCGAGATCACAGAGCCAATCGTTCTCAAAACTGGATCTCGAGTAATCTTGGGCAAGAATCACGTGTTTAGATTCAACCACCCTGATCAag TGCGTTCGTTCAAAGTGCGGGAGCGGCGTGAGAAAAGTTCACCAGCTGAAACTCCCGGCAATGGTGAAACTGTGGATTGGAATTTCGCACAGATTGAACTGCTTGAGAAACAAGGTATTGACTTGAAAGCTGAGATGGAAAAGAGACTATTAGTCCTTGAGGAACAATTCCgcaaggaaaaagaagaagcagaTCAGCTCTTTGAGGAACAAAGGAAG AATTACGAGGCTCGAattgatgctctacaaaagcAGGTTGAAGAGCAGAGCATGACAATGTCTATGTACAGTAGTTACACACCAGAAGATTTCAATAACATTGAAGAAGATATCTTTG AGAGCAACTGGAGTGAGCGCGAATTCCAGCTAGCAGCATGGGCATTTCGCAAATGGAAATATCATCAGTTTACCAGTCTTCGAGATGACTTGTGGGGTAACGCAATTTTCCTCAAGGAAGCTAACGCCATTTCCGTAGAACTTAAGAAAAAG GTTCAGTTTCAGTTCACACTTCTGACAGACACATTATATTCACCATTACCAGTTGACTTGTTACCAGCTATAGAGGATGAAGATGATGATGAGAGGCCTTTTCCTCGTACTATCGTGGCTGTTGAGGTCCAAGACACGAAAAATGGTGCTACACATTACTGGACTCTTGATAAGCTAAG ACAGCGCTTGGAGTTGATGCGACACATATACAATGAAGACTTGAGTCCCAGCACTCCGGAGGCCAAAGAGGATTTTTTCCCATGCCTTACAGTCTGCTCTAATCAGAAGTTCTCGCTCGCAAATCTTTTGCCTTCGAG GCAAAGGCTGGAATTAATGCGAGAAATGTATCACAACGAAGCTGAGTTGTCGCCAACTTCGCCTGACTATAACATTGAAACCATTACCGGTGGTGATCCCTTCTATGATAGATTCCCATGGTTCCGGATGGTTGGAAG ATCCTTCATATACTTGAGCAATCTTATGTACCCTGTACCACTTATTCACAAAGTTGctattgtaaatgaaaaaggaGATGTAAAGGGATACTTAAGAGTTGCTGTTCAAGCTGTTATCG AAGAGGAAAACAGCGAATATTCAAGTGGTGTCAGACAGTCTGCTCGTATATCATTTGAAGATGATCTCTTTGGTAACCACAGATATAACAAACGAAATACCCTTCTCACACAAACTCTTGAAAAGAATCAGCAAAACCTTTTACAAGAAGAACGTGTGGTCGAAGGATCAACCGATGTGAAAGATTCTAAGGAGGGTAAGGATGACGAAGAAGTCGGCGATGCTGATAGTGGAAGAGGTGATAGTTCCGTATCTAGCGATATGAAAGAGGAAGAATTGCCAGACCATCTCCAAGCTGGAGTTGAATTTACCTTCAGAGTGACGGTACTCCAAGCAATGGGAATTTCTACAGAATATGCAGACATTTTCTGTCAATTCAA CTTTTTGCATAGACATGACGAAGCTTTCTCAACGGAACCTGTTAAAAATGCTGGTAAAGGAAATCCACCGTTGGGATTCTATCATGTACAGAAC ATAACAGTGACGGTCACCAAATCTTTCTTGGAATATCTGAAAACTCAACCTATTGTATTCGAAGTATTTGGTCATTATCAACAGCATCCATTACACAAAGATGCCAAATTGGAATA CAGTGCTAGGCAGCCACCAAAAAGGATGCTCCCACCATCTATTCCCATCAGTCAACCAGTTCGTTCGCCAAAGTTTGGCAGCGTATTACCGTCACCTAGCACATCGCATGTTCATGCCAAATATGATGTTCTAGTGTGGTTCGAAATTTGTGAACTTGCCCCTAATGGAGAATACGTACCGTCAGTAGTTGACCATAGCGATGATTTACCTTGCCGcggattatttttacttcatcAAGGAATCCAACGTCGTATTCGTATTACGATTGTTCACGAACATGCATCTGAACTTCGATGGAAAGATGTGAGAGAACTTGTCGTAGGACGTATTCGCAACACACCTGAACCCGAAGAAGAGGATAATGATTCTTCAGTATTATCTCTTGGTCTCTTCCCTGGAGAATATTTGGAAATTCCGGGAGATGATAGATGCATGTTTAGATTTGAGGCTGCCTGGGACAGCTCTTTGCACAATTCAGCATTATTAAACAGAGTAACATCTTACGGAGAACAAATCTTTATGACCATTTCGGCTTACTTAGAA CTTGAAAACTGTGGCAGACCAGCTATTATAACGAAGGATCTCAGTATGATCATCTACGGACGGGATGCAAGAGTCGGCCCACGATCTCTGAAGCATTTGTTTAGTGGTCACTATCGAAATCAAGAAGCTAACAGGCTCAGTGGTGTCTACGAGTTGGTTTTACGACGTGCATCTGAAGCAGGTAGCCCAG GAGTACAAAGACGACAACGTAGAGTACTAGATACAAGTTCTACTTACGTTAGGGGTGAAGAAAACCTCCATGGATGGAGACCACGTGGTGATAGCTTGATTTTTGATCATCAATGGGAACTGGAAAAGCTTACTAGACTTGAAGAAGTAGAACGAGTTCGGCACACACTTTTACTCAGAGAAAGACTTGGAATTGATAAAGTTCCATTTTGCAATAAGACGGCACATGATTTTAccaaaagtgaaaaa GAGGTCTGCAATATGGTGGCAAAAGCCACTAATGAACCACATGCTAGCCCAATAAAACTCAAAAAATCTGCAAGCAAGGATGTCTATGAGCCTTGGGAAATGACAGACCGAGAGCGAGAACTTGCTACTAAATGTGTAAAGTTAATACAGGGAAGAATTCCCAGCAAAGAGCCAATCGTTTTGTCAGATGTTTCACCTGGCGAGGATGCTATAACTGAAATGTCTACATCCATGATTTCATCGGTCATGTCTACATCATCACAAGAGTCAGTATATCAACACAAATGTGACGGTTTTAAACAG CCAACAGGAATAATAGTCCGGACCCGATCTAAGTCGTGCATCTTTAGGTTGACTTCTCCTGAGCGTGCTCGGCTCCAGGAACTCCAGGATAGTATGATGGCTGGGGAATCTGCTAGTCAAGTAAACAGTATGGCTCCAGCACCCCTTGGTTCTTCGTCACCATTGAAAGAAAGTTTAGTTCTATATGTACCAGAGGTCGAAGAAATTCGCATCAGCCCTGTTATTGCAAGAAAAGGATATTTGAATATCTTGGAACATAAAACTAATGGCTGGAAGAAACGATGGGTG GCTGTCCGTAGGCCTTATGTTTTTATCTTCAGAGAGGAAAAAGATCCGGTTGAAAGAGCATTAATCAATCTTGCTACTGCACAAGTCGAATATTCTGAGGACCAATTAGCAATGGTCAAAGTACCCAACACATTCAG TGTGGTAACTAAACACCGAGGTTACCTTCTCCAAACACTTGGTGATAAAGAAGTCTATGATTGGCTTTATGCTATCAATCCTTTACTTGCTGGACAAATTAG GTCAAAACTGGCACGCAAAGGTCCTGGTTCCAATATCGCTCCTATTACGCTAGCCCCACCTCCAGAATCTCAGACGCAAGCTaagtga